A single Candidatus Krumholzibacteriia bacterium DNA region contains:
- a CDS encoding Omp28-related outer membrane protein, whose protein sequence is MNWPGNDPFYNHNPGDNNSRRSAYGVNYVPWSEVDGKFGDVAYSQYTTRYNQRKNEPTSVTVELDGTYDAGTGQIDVTATATTDDYLVDGSQYRIYIALTESDIYYNGQYGDDWHHHTLRDMFPTGNGFVVNFNGSLPQSASSSASFTLNGQYAPENCRIVAWLQCTYGQKEVLNSVWSFLDDLGDMTGVHESPVAFRMGNAFPNPFNPKTTIPVSVEKDGPVLLEILSVDGRLVQVLHEGILDKGTHDFIWNGYDEAGRRAPSGVYMARVTGASGSDSRRLVMLK, encoded by the coding sequence ATGAACTGGCCGGGCAACGATCCTTTCTACAATCACAACCCCGGCGACAACAACTCCCGCCGGAGTGCCTACGGTGTCAACTATGTGCCCTGGTCGGAGGTCGACGGCAAGTTCGGAGATGTCGCCTACTCCCAGTACACGACCCGTTACAACCAGCGGAAGAATGAACCGACCAGCGTGACCGTGGAACTCGACGGTACTTACGATGCAGGAACCGGCCAGATTGATGTGACCGCTACGGCCACCACGGATGACTATCTGGTTGATGGATCCCAGTACCGAATCTACATCGCACTGACCGAGTCGGACATCTACTACAATGGTCAATATGGGGATGACTGGCACCATCACACACTGCGTGACATGTTCCCCACTGGAAACGGTTTCGTTGTGAACTTCAATGGAAGCCTTCCCCAGAGCGCTTCCAGCTCAGCGAGTTTCACTCTTAACGGTCAGTATGCGCCGGAAAACTGTCGCATCGTGGCCTGGTTGCAGTGCACTTACGGGCAGAAGGAAGTTCTCAACAGCGTCTGGAGCTTCCTCGATGACCTGGGTGACATGACCGGCGTCCACGAGTCGCCTGTTGCCTTCCGCATGGGCAATGCCTTCCCGAACCCCTTCAATCCGAAGACCACGATTCCGGTCTCCGTGGAGAAGGACGGTCCGGTTCTTCTGGAAATCCTCAGCGTGGATGGCCGCCTGGTGCAGGTTCTCCATGAAGGAATCCTGGACAAGGGCACCCATGACTTCATCTGGAACGGATACGATGAAGCCGGCCGCAGGGCACCCAGCGGTGTCTACATGGCTCGCGTAACTGGGGCCAGCGGAAGTGATAGCCGCCGTCTGGTGATGCTGAAATAA